One window of the Mycobacterium sp. SVM_VP21 genome contains the following:
- a CDS encoding TetR/AcrR family transcriptional regulator, with protein MGRAAVHSEDDFLDAAAALFAASGERGLTMTSVTQHLGASNGSIYHRFPERAALLAALWLRTSRKFQQAYFDVLDDPPTVEGVVTAAAWVVDWCRDHLDEALVLQAGVRAFSPDEWPEAARSALNDLDSATQHQIARALQVVAKQTGLPRDQAAFAMLDLPLAAIRRYLLAGKPPPRRVTELVRSLTRTVLETAGR; from the coding sequence ATGGGTAGAGCGGCGGTCCACTCCGAAGACGACTTCCTGGATGCGGCGGCGGCGTTGTTCGCCGCAAGCGGCGAACGCGGACTCACGATGACGTCGGTCACCCAGCACCTCGGGGCGTCGAACGGGTCCATCTACCACCGCTTCCCCGAACGCGCCGCTCTGCTCGCCGCGCTGTGGTTGCGGACGTCGCGCAAGTTCCAGCAGGCCTACTTCGACGTCCTCGACGATCCTCCGACCGTCGAAGGAGTCGTGACTGCGGCAGCCTGGGTGGTCGACTGGTGCCGCGACCACCTGGACGAAGCACTCGTGCTGCAGGCCGGGGTGCGGGCCTTCAGTCCCGACGAGTGGCCGGAGGCCGCACGCAGCGCGTTGAACGACCTGGACTCCGCGACCCAACACCAGATCGCGCGGGCACTCCAGGTGGTGGCGAAACAGACCGGCCTGCCGCGCGACCAGGCCGCCTTCGCGATGCTCGATCTGCCGCTGGCGGCGATACGGCGGTACCTCCTCGCGGGTAAACCCCCGCCACGTCGGGTGACCGAGCTGGTTCGATCATTGACCCGAACCGTGCTGGAGACGGCCGGCCGCTAG
- a CDS encoding carotenoid biosynthesis protein — translation MSTSVTSTSPTTPRAPGAPLVIAGWCLVVICFAATVTTALSTGSISAVAEAISGATLALFVLLHALTLYKPAGALAYFAIAVTVGFGLEACSIATGFPFGFYVHHLEGPRALGVPFTVVAAWVILAWLAWILARVLVGQCRNRLLYVIVTPVVATLVVAGYDLVIDPIGAYARHLFSYRSPSGVLGVPLSNYTGWLITGWLLFQTFALIERRWRREPASSTRSALLMPAVIWFGMGLQVNLGLLRAGDATTTIAGTPVALVDIYETCSEMTWFMMGLVVVLSVVRLAAADSRYS, via the coding sequence GTGTCGACGTCCGTCACCAGCACATCGCCGACGACTCCGCGCGCGCCTGGGGCCCCGCTGGTAATCGCGGGCTGGTGCCTCGTTGTGATCTGCTTCGCTGCGACGGTAACGACGGCGTTGAGTACCGGATCGATATCCGCTGTAGCCGAAGCCATCTCAGGTGCCACGCTGGCGCTGTTCGTGTTGCTCCATGCGTTGACGCTCTACAAACCCGCCGGAGCCCTCGCCTACTTCGCCATCGCCGTGACCGTGGGTTTCGGTCTCGAGGCGTGCAGTATCGCGACCGGCTTCCCGTTCGGCTTCTATGTCCATCACTTAGAAGGTCCCCGGGCGCTCGGCGTGCCGTTCACCGTTGTGGCAGCCTGGGTGATTCTGGCCTGGCTGGCGTGGATTCTGGCCCGGGTACTTGTGGGTCAGTGCCGGAATCGCCTCCTGTACGTGATCGTCACGCCCGTCGTCGCCACCCTCGTCGTCGCCGGCTATGACCTGGTGATCGATCCGATCGGGGCCTACGCGCGTCACCTATTCTCCTATCGGTCACCGAGTGGGGTTCTGGGTGTGCCGTTGAGTAACTACACCGGTTGGTTGATCACGGGATGGTTGCTGTTCCAGACGTTTGCCTTGATCGAACGACGGTGGCGACGCGAACCCGCCTCCTCAACCCGATCGGCGCTGTTGATGCCGGCCGTCATCTGGTTCGGCATGGGCCTGCAGGTGAACCTCGGACTGCTCCGTGCCGGCGACGCCACGACGACCATTGCGGGCACGCCCGTCGCACTGGTCGATATCTACGAGACGTGCTCCGAGATGACCTGGTTCATGATGGGCCTGGTGGTGGTCCTCAGCGTGGTCCGATTGGCCGCCGCCGACAGCCGGTACAGCTAG
- a CDS encoding thioesterase family protein, producing the protein MQTSASEVSAHPHYGGPLLGSGSRLERATRDALDRLQQVLTLHPLGDDRFRADNEAGRFGRIFGGQLIAQAMTAAAATVPELTAHSIHASFLRPGDSGVPLEIAVDRTRDGRTMSARQVTIQQGGRTLVVATVSFDTSPDSTDAAPVPLPGPEPEALPLLQHWVQYAPPYLAGRGSIWIERPPPLEVRTAEAPVFLGGPQASGPRAHWMRLPHGIDGDPQLHAVLLAYASDYLLVDTAFRAHPQPVDHATHTGLTLDHSVWLHRPVHFDRWHLYTQQTVATAGHRALVHGAMVDATGRHVASTAQEVLVRPIAEPPGRQKPEGQ; encoded by the coding sequence GTGCAGACGTCGGCGTCCGAGGTCTCCGCTCACCCCCACTACGGCGGCCCGCTGCTCGGGTCCGGAAGCCGACTGGAACGCGCCACGCGCGACGCGCTGGACCGGCTGCAGCAGGTATTGACGCTGCACCCGCTGGGCGATGACCGATTCCGGGCGGACAACGAGGCCGGCCGGTTCGGCCGGATCTTCGGCGGCCAGCTCATCGCCCAGGCGATGACAGCAGCCGCGGCCACGGTCCCCGAGCTCACCGCCCATTCCATCCACGCATCGTTTCTGCGTCCTGGCGACTCAGGTGTACCGCTGGAGATCGCCGTCGACCGCACTCGCGACGGGCGCACCATGTCGGCACGGCAGGTCACCATCCAGCAGGGCGGTCGCACCCTCGTGGTGGCGACGGTGTCCTTCGACACCAGCCCGGACAGCACAGATGCCGCCCCCGTGCCGCTGCCCGGACCCGAACCGGAAGCCCTTCCGCTGCTACAGCACTGGGTGCAATACGCCCCGCCATACCTGGCTGGGCGAGGGAGCATCTGGATAGAACGGCCCCCACCCCTGGAAGTTCGCACCGCTGAAGCTCCCGTATTCCTCGGCGGCCCCCAAGCGTCAGGTCCGCGTGCCCATTGGATGCGGTTGCCGCACGGAATCGACGGCGACCCGCAACTGCACGCGGTGCTGCTTGCCTATGCCAGCGACTACCTCCTAGTGGACACCGCGTTTCGTGCCCACCCGCAGCCGGTCGACCATGCCACGCACACTGGCTTGACCCTGGACCACAGCGTGTGGCTGCACCGCCCAGTCCACTTCGATCGATGGCACCTCTACACCCAGCAGACCGTCGCCACGGCCGGGCATCGCGCCCTGGTGCACGGCGCCATGGTGGATGCCACCGGTAGGCATGTGGCCAGCACCGCGCAAGAAGTCCTCGTCCGGCCGATAGCCGAGCCGCCGGGGCGTCAGAAGCCCGAGGGGCAGTAG
- a CDS encoding PPE family protein, whose translation MLAAASSWNLLAAELRSAATSFEWLVASLASQGWWGPSASAMAAAAEPYFVWLSVTAEQAEQTAAQAYAAAEAYAAAHAMTVPPAAIETNRVLLASLIKTNALGQNTPAIAATEARYGQMWAQDAVAMYGYAAASATATQLIPFADAPDTTHQDEGTQAAGGVDPTDAHAQLPDALRSLASPAEGTRPTDPDWHWTKFFDGLFDGTWGHDDGSGLNVNAQLWNTIAATGIFDPGGNIEGFSGLATLGFLARGMDGGTAALARGGLGPTPGMTLASTATGGLETAGRAAGGTTSPVAAGVGRATLVGSLSTPPSWAAATPTGAPVAGTGSGWTVAPESRSMTAMPPPIPPSGAGRNGSYGLGTPRYGVKLTVMPRPVVVG comes from the coding sequence ATGCTGGCCGCCGCGTCGTCCTGGAATTTACTGGCCGCGGAATTACGTTCGGCGGCAACATCGTTCGAATGGCTGGTGGCGAGCCTGGCCAGTCAAGGCTGGTGGGGGCCATCCGCATCGGCGATGGCGGCGGCCGCCGAACCCTACTTTGTGTGGCTCAGCGTGACCGCCGAGCAGGCTGAGCAGACCGCGGCACAGGCTTACGCCGCGGCCGAAGCGTACGCCGCGGCCCACGCCATGACGGTGCCGCCGGCGGCGATCGAGACCAACCGCGTGTTGCTGGCGTCATTGATCAAGACCAACGCTCTGGGACAGAACACACCGGCTATCGCAGCGACCGAAGCGCGCTACGGACAGATGTGGGCCCAAGACGCGGTGGCGATGTACGGCTACGCCGCGGCTTCTGCCACCGCCACCCAACTGATCCCGTTTGCCGATGCTCCGGACACCACTCATCAAGACGAAGGCACGCAGGCCGCCGGCGGTGTAGACCCCACGGATGCCCACGCCCAGCTGCCCGATGCGTTGCGGAGCCTGGCGTCGCCGGCCGAGGGCACGCGTCCGACGGATCCGGACTGGCACTGGACGAAGTTCTTCGACGGCCTCTTCGACGGAACGTGGGGCCACGATGACGGGTCGGGTTTGAACGTCAATGCCCAGTTGTGGAACACCATCGCCGCAACCGGCATTTTCGACCCCGGTGGCAACATCGAGGGCTTTTCCGGGCTGGCCACGCTCGGGTTTCTCGCGCGTGGTATGGATGGCGGCACGGCCGCCCTGGCCCGCGGCGGGCTCGGCCCCACCCCGGGCATGACCCTGGCGTCGACGGCCACTGGCGGGCTGGAGACCGCCGGCCGCGCTGCCGGCGGCACCACCTCCCCGGTGGCCGCGGGAGTGGGCCGGGCCACCCTGGTCGGTTCGTTGTCGACGCCGCCCAGCTGGGCGGCGGCAACCCCGACGGGCGCTCCTGTCGCTGGGACGGGTAGCGGCTGGACCGTCGCCCCGGAAAGCCGGTCGATGACCGCCATGCCTCCCCCGATTCCCCCGAGTGGCGCCGGCCGCAACGGCAGCTACGGCCTTGGCACGCCGCGCTATGGCGTCAAGTTGACCGTCATGCCGCGTCCCGTCGTGGTCGGCTAG
- a CDS encoding LLM class F420-dependent oxidoreductase, whose amino-acid sequence MRFAFTYPIITHPCDPELVSAQAVSTVAQAAEAAGFGAMGFTDHPAPTQRWLDAGGHDSLDPFVAMGFAAAHTEMIRFIPNVVVLPYRNPFVVAKSGATLDLLSGGRFTLTVGVGYLKGEFAALGVDFDERAALVEESLDVIRAIWTGDDVSFEGRHFRARGITAHPRPVSSPHPPIWVGGNTGKARKRVAERGDGWAPFPAPPGLASAARTAEMNSVEALAAGIDDLKRRCDGAGRDWAAIDICFSNLVGGRPGYDDFDPGVYLDGLGRLAEAGVTWVQVPVPGDSLSHTVESLGHFGESVIAKF is encoded by the coding sequence ATGCGGTTCGCGTTCACCTACCCGATCATCACCCATCCATGCGATCCGGAACTGGTCTCGGCGCAAGCGGTGTCCACCGTTGCGCAGGCCGCAGAGGCCGCGGGGTTCGGCGCCATGGGTTTCACGGACCACCCGGCACCGACTCAGCGTTGGCTCGACGCTGGAGGCCACGACAGTCTCGATCCCTTCGTGGCGATGGGATTCGCCGCGGCGCACACCGAAATGATCCGGTTCATCCCGAACGTCGTTGTCTTGCCCTACCGCAACCCGTTCGTGGTGGCGAAATCGGGCGCGACCCTGGATCTGTTGTCGGGCGGAAGGTTCACCTTGACCGTCGGTGTGGGCTACCTCAAGGGCGAATTTGCCGCTTTGGGGGTGGACTTCGATGAGCGCGCCGCACTCGTCGAGGAGAGCCTGGACGTCATCCGAGCCATCTGGACCGGTGACGACGTCTCATTCGAAGGCAGGCATTTTCGCGCCCGCGGAATCACCGCGCATCCGCGACCGGTCAGCAGTCCCCATCCGCCGATCTGGGTCGGCGGAAACACGGGCAAAGCACGTAAGCGGGTGGCGGAGCGGGGTGATGGCTGGGCGCCGTTCCCGGCTCCGCCCGGCCTGGCCAGCGCCGCCCGCACCGCCGAGATGAATTCGGTCGAAGCCCTGGCAGCTGGCATCGACGACCTGAAACGGCGCTGCGACGGGGCTGGCCGTGACTGGGCCGCCATCGACATCTGCTTCTCGAACCTCGTCGGCGGCCGTCCCGGCTACGACGACTTCGATCCCGGCGTCTACCTGGATGGCCTGGGCAGGCTCGCCGAAGCCGGCGTGACCTGGGTACAGGTCCCCGTTCCCGGCGACAGCCTCAGCCATACGGTGGAGTCCCTGGGCCACTTCGGCGAATCGGTGATCGCGAAGTTCTAG
- a CDS encoding hotdog fold thioesterase has translation MDLATAQRVLDAQPFNRVVGARLEAFADGNAILAIDIADQHRQQFGFVHGGVMAYAADNALTFAAGSVLGPNVLTGGMTVNYLRPARDGVLRAHAAVARGSARQAVCTVEIFVTASEDTAPTLCAIAQGWVVQTDSPKKADSAPADGVRGTVAALYSAFAAADGAALADLLHPQFVGRVSSGMPLGAGGPVEGPEQMLLGVWGATFAEYDTAPQPDEVVVVGPDRAIVFGYYRGRSRSTDQNFEAAFTHDITVRDGKVASLIQITDTKPWHDALV, from the coding sequence ATGGACCTCGCAACGGCTCAGCGGGTTCTCGACGCGCAACCCTTCAACCGAGTGGTCGGGGCACGCCTCGAAGCTTTCGCGGACGGCAACGCCATCCTCGCAATCGATATCGCAGACCAGCATCGCCAGCAGTTCGGATTTGTCCACGGCGGAGTGATGGCCTACGCGGCCGACAACGCACTGACGTTTGCGGCCGGATCGGTCCTCGGCCCGAACGTTCTGACCGGCGGCATGACCGTCAATTACCTGCGGCCGGCCCGCGACGGCGTGCTGCGCGCCCACGCGGCCGTCGCCAGGGGATCGGCCCGCCAAGCCGTATGCACCGTAGAGATCTTCGTGACGGCGAGCGAGGACACCGCACCGACATTGTGTGCTATCGCGCAGGGCTGGGTGGTTCAGACCGATTCGCCGAAGAAGGCGGACTCCGCACCGGCGGACGGCGTCCGTGGAACTGTCGCTGCGCTCTACAGTGCATTCGCCGCCGCCGACGGTGCCGCGCTGGCGGATCTACTGCACCCGCAGTTCGTCGGTCGAGTCAGCTCCGGCATGCCGCTCGGAGCCGGCGGCCCGGTTGAGGGACCCGAGCAGATGCTGCTCGGCGTCTGGGGAGCCACCTTCGCCGAATACGACACCGCGCCACAGCCGGACGAGGTAGTCGTGGTCGGACCGGATCGCGCCATCGTGTTCGGTTACTACCGGGGACGCAGCCGCAGCACGGATCAAAACTTCGAGGCAGCGTTCACGCACGACATCACCGTGCGCGACGGCAAAGTCGCCTCGCTGATCCAGATCACCGACACCAAGCCCTGGCATGACGCGCTCGTTTAG
- a CDS encoding DUF1906 domain-containing protein produces MPDSPRTSRPRNHVSRRDALRFASAAALTGLGAASLGAPTASAAAPTLIDYAMRQIPAQDIRAAGHAGVINYVSTSRPGSNFGAKPITRPYAESLTAAGLVIVSNFQYGKPGGTAPSDFTRGYPGGVADARTAWQLHTAAGGGQSAPVFFSVDDDIDRNTWNAVALQWFKGINSVIGVQRTGIYGGIRPCQWAAEDGVIGVSRTPGKRWAWQTRSWSHGQIDPGAVLYQRIVSTASNPGPIVGGIEVDVSDVLAQDCGQWNLHP; encoded by the coding sequence GTGCCTGACTCTCCGCGGACTTCCCGCCCTCGGAACCATGTTTCCCGACGTGACGCACTGCGGTTCGCATCCGCCGCCGCTCTCACCGGCCTGGGTGCCGCGTCCCTCGGCGCACCGACGGCTTCGGCTGCGGCACCCACGTTGATCGACTACGCCATGCGCCAGATTCCCGCGCAGGACATCCGGGCCGCGGGCCACGCCGGCGTCATCAACTACGTGTCGACGTCGCGGCCCGGTTCCAACTTCGGCGCCAAGCCGATCACCCGGCCCTACGCCGAGTCATTGACCGCCGCGGGGCTGGTGATCGTCAGCAACTTCCAGTACGGCAAGCCTGGAGGAACAGCACCGTCGGACTTTACCCGGGGGTACCCCGGCGGGGTCGCCGACGCCCGCACCGCCTGGCAACTGCACACCGCGGCCGGCGGCGGCCAAAGTGCGCCGGTCTTCTTCAGCGTCGACGACGACATCGACCGCAACACCTGGAACGCCGTGGCACTGCAATGGTTTAAGGGAATCAACTCGGTGATCGGCGTACAGCGCACCGGGATCTATGGCGGCATCAGACCATGCCAGTGGGCGGCCGAAGACGGGGTCATCGGGGTCTCACGCACACCCGGCAAGCGGTGGGCCTGGCAGACCCGATCCTGGTCACATGGTCAGATCGACCCCGGGGCGGTGCTCTACCAGCGGATTGTGAGTACCGCCTCGAACCCGGGCCCGATCGTCGGCGGGATCGAAGTCGACGTCAGCGACGTCCTGGCCCAGGACTGTGGCCAGTGGAATCTACATCCGTGA
- a CDS encoding PE family protein encodes MSYVYALPEDLIATAADLRGVGDTVAAQSAAAAAPTTGVIPAAADEVSALTAAQFARHAQMYQVISKRAAVVHEMFVKTLQHSAQSYAATDAANVISVY; translated from the coding sequence ATGTCCTACGTGTACGCACTGCCCGAAGACCTCATCGCGACAGCGGCCGATCTGCGTGGTGTCGGCGATACGGTGGCCGCGCAAAGCGCCGCTGCCGCAGCGCCGACGACAGGCGTGATTCCCGCCGCCGCCGACGAGGTCTCCGCCCTGACCGCAGCTCAATTCGCCCGACACGCACAGATGTACCAAGTGATCAGTAAGCGCGCCGCGGTGGTGCACGAGATGTTCGTCAAAACCCTGCAGCACAGCGCACAGTCATACGCAGCGACCGATGCCGCAAACGTTATCTCGGTCTACTGA